CGCCCGCCGCACCGCCGCCGTGAAGCCCGTCGTCGTGGTCAAGGGCGCCCGGCACAGCGGCTCCGCGCCGCCCGGCCACGCCGTGCCCGTCACCCGCGTCCCCGACGCCACGGTCTCGGCCCTGCTGCGCCAGGCGGGCGTCATCCGCGTCGACACCGTCACCGAACTGGTCGACGCGGGCGTCCTGCTGGCCGGGCAGCCGCTGCCCGCAGGGCCCAGGGTCGCGATCCTCGGCAACTCCGAATCGCTCGGCCTCCTCACGTACGACGCCTGCCTCACGGAGCGGCTGCGCCCGCTCCCGCCCCGCGACCTGACGACGTCCGCAACGCCCCAGGACTTCCGCGCGGCACTCGCCGAAGCGCTCGCCGACGACGGCTGCGACGCGGTCGTGGTGACCGCGATCCCCTGGGTGGGGGAGGACGGCATGAAGGAGATGGGCGACGGCGAGATCCTCGGCGCGGCCCTGCGCGAAGCCGCCGCAGGCGCCCCCGCCAAGCCGGTCGCGGTCGTCCACGTCGAGATCGGCGGCCTGGCGGAAGCCCTGGCCGCGGCCACGGCGACGGTCGCCCCGGCCGCACCCCGCCCCGACACCTCCCCGGCCGCCGACGCGCCCGAGAAGGACGGAGAACCCCTCCCGTCCCACCCCGCGCGCATCCCCGTCTACCCCGCCGCCGAGCGCGCCGTCCGGGCCCTCGCCCAGGCCGTCCGGTACGCCCAGTGGCGCCGCCAGGCCGCAGACCCCGGCAAGGTCCCCGAGTACGACGACATCGACGAGGCCGGTGCCGCCGCCCGCATCGAGCAGCTCCTCGCCACCGCCCACGTCGACGTCTCCCGCGGGCTGCCCCTCTCGCCCCAGGACGCGCGCGAACTGCTCGGTCTCTACGGCATCGAGGTCCGCCCGACCCTCCCTGCGCCGTACGCGGATGCCGCCGTCGCGGCCGCCGCCGACCTCGGCTACCCCGTCGCCCTCAAGGCCACCGCCCCCCACCTGCGCCACCGCCCCGACCTCGGCGGCGTACGCCTCGACATCGCCACCGAGGCCGGACTGCGGCGCGCCTACCAGGAGTTGACCGACGCGCTCGGCACGGCGGACGAGGTCCAGCCGGTCGTGCAGGCGATGGTCCCGCGCGGCGTCGACACCGTCGTACGGTCCGCGATCGACCCCGCGGTCGGCGCGGTCCTCTCCTTCGGCCTGGCCGGCGCCCCCTCCGAACTCCTCGGCGACACCGCCCACCGGCTCGTCCCCGCCACCGACCGGGACGCCGCCGAACTGATCAGGACCATCAGGACCGCACCCCTCCTCTTCGGCTGGCGCGGCTCGGCCCCCGTCGACACGGCCGCCCTCGAAGAGCTGCTGCTCCGCGTCTCGCGCCTCGTCGACGACCACCCCGAAGTGATCGCCGTGGCCCTGGAACCCGTGGTCGTCGCCCCCGGCGGACTCTGCGTCCTCGGCGCTTCCGTACGTCTGGCACCACCCCCCGCCAGAGGCGACCTGGGCCCCCGCCGCCTCCCCAGCTACTGATCTCACCGAGGGCCCGGACGTACCGGGCAGGGACGTAAGATGGAGCCCATGGCAAAGACCGGTACGACGACCCAGGGGCTCCGCGCGGCGATCGAGCGCAGCGGCTACTACCCGGCCCTCGTGGCCGAGGCGGTGGAGGCCGCCGTCGGCGGCGAGCCGGTCTCCTCGTACCTGGTGCACCAGGAGACGACGTTCGACTCCAACGAGGTGCGCCGCCATGTCACCGTCCTCGTCCTCACCGGCCACCGTTTCATCGTGAGCCACACCGACGAGCAGGCGGCCGACGACAGCTCCCCGACGCCGTACGCGACGACCTCCACGGAGTCCGTCAAGCTCGACCGGATCTCCTCCGTCGTCCTGAGCCGCGTCGTCGCCAACCCGGAGAAGTACGTCCCCGGCACCCTGCCCCGCGAGGTCGTCCTGACCATCGGCTGGGGCGCGGTCTCCCGCCTCGACCTGGAGCCCGCCGCCTGCGGCGACCCCAACTGCGAGGCGGACCACGGCTATACGGGCAGTTCTACGGCGGACGACCTGAGCCTGCGCGTCAGCGAGGCCGGCGACGGCCCGGACACCGTGCGCCAGACGCTCGCCTTCTCCCAGGCGCTCTCCGAGGCGACCGCGGCGGCCTCCCGCTGATGGCCCAGCCCGTCTGGCACGATCCGGAACCTCTCGCCCTCACGACCGCGCCCGTCCCCCAGTACGGCACGGGCTCCCTCGCGGACCTCCTCCCGACGCTCGCCGCGGGCATGGAGGTCCCGGGCATGACGGCGGGGATCGCCGAACTGACCCCCGCCGACCGCAACTGCGTCTTCCTGATCGACGGACTCGGCTGGGAGCAGATCAAGGCGCACCCCGCCGAAGCCCCGTACCTCCACTCCCTGCTCCCCACCTCGCGCGGCAACACGGGCCGCCCGCTGACCGCGGGCTTCCCCGCCACCACGGCGACCTCGCTCGCCTCGGTGGGCACCGGACTACCGCCCGGCGCGCACGGCCTCACCGGCTACACGACGCTGAACCCCGCGACCAACGAGCTGATGAACCAGCTCCGCTGGAAGCCCTGGACCGACCCGCACGCCTGGCAGCCGTATCCCACGGTCTTCGAGCTCGCGGATGCGGCCGGAGTGCACACCGCGCAGGTCTCCTCCCCGGACTTCCGGCACACCCCGCTCACCAAGGTCGCGCTCAGCGGAGGCACCTTCCACGGGCGCCTCACCGGCGAGGACCGGATGGACCTCGCGGCCATCCAACTGGGCGCGGCGGACCGGTCGTTGGTCTACACGTACTACAGCGAGGTGGACGGCAAGGGCCACCGCTTCGGCGTCGGCTCCGACGACTGGCGCGGCCAGCTGATGTACGTCGACCGTCTCGTCCAGCGCCTCGCCGACCAGCTCCCGCCCCGCTCGGCGCTGTACGTCACCGCCGACCACGGCATGATCGACATCCCCTTCGACGAGGAGTCGCGCATCGACTTCGACGAGGACTGGGAGCTCGGCGCGGGCGTCGCCCTGCTCGGCGGCGAGGGCCGCGCCCGCCATGTCTACGCCGTACCCGGCGCGGCGGCCGACGTCCTCACCGTCTGGCGCGAGGTCCTCGGCGAGCAGTTCTGGGTGGCGAGCCGCGACGAGGCGATCGCGGCCGGCTGGTTCGGCCCCTCCGTCGACGAGCGGGTGTACGGCCGGATCGGCGACGTCGTCGCCGCGGCCCACGCCGACGTCGTGATCACCGCCTCGCGGCGCGAGCCGCACGAGTCCCAGATGGTCGGCATGCACGGCTCGATGACCCCCGTGGAGCAGCTGGTCCCGCTGCTCGAAGTCCGTCCGTAACCCCCCTCCCACCCCCACCTGAAAGGCGCTCAACTCCCCATGCCCGAGCTCGTGTTCTTCTCCGGAACGATGGACTGCGGAAAGAGCACACTCGCTCTTCAGATCGGGCACAACCGATCGGCCAGGGGACTTCAGGGCGTCATTTTCACGCGTGACGACCGGGCGGGCGAGGGCAAGATCTCGTCCCGTCTCGGTCTGGTCAGCGAGGCGGTCGAGGCCGCCCCGGGGCGTGACCTCTACGCGTATGTCGTGGACGAGCTGTCCCAGGGCGGCAAGATCGACTACGTGATCGTGGACGAGGCCCAGTTCCTCGCCGCCGACCAGATCGACCAGCTCGCCCGGATCGTCGACGACCTCGACCTGGACGTCTTCGCCTTCGGGATCACGACCGACTTCCGCACCCGGCTCTTCCCCGGCTCGCAGCGACTGATCGAACTGGCGGACCGCCTGGAGACCTTGCAGGTCGAGGCGATGTGCTGGTGCGGGGCGCGGGCCACGCACAACGCCCGTACGGTCGACGGCGAGATGGTCGTCGAGGGCGAGCAGGTCGTGGTGGGTGATGTGAACCGCCCGGCGCAGGAAGTCGGCTACGAGGTGCTGTGCCGCCGCCACCACCGGAAGCGCATGACGAGCGCGTCGGCTCAGGCGGGGGCGCTGTCGCCCGACGTGCTTCCGGTCGGCGCGGCCTGAGCAGACCGAGGTGCCGGGCCCGCCCCGTGGCCGGGCCCGGCCATCCCCGGATGGCGGCTCCTCAGCCCGCGAGGGCGAGCCATCCCGCCATGAGCAGCGTCGCCCCGGCCAGGACCGCGGCCGTCACCGTGGGAAGGGTCCACCGGCCGGTCCGGGTGTGCGAGGACCTGGCCAGGACGGCCGCCCCGGCGGCGAGGACCACGGGCAGCCCCGTCCAGAACACGACGATCGCGGCCGCACCGAGCACGGCCAGCAACAGGGCGCGGAGACCGGTGCGTTCGGCGGGCCGTGCCGCAGCACGGCGCACGGCCACTCCGAACACCACGGCGCTGCCCAGCACGGCGAACGCGACCAGCAGGGGCAGCGTGCCGAGACCGTGCTGGTCGGCCGACACGTCCCAGGTGTCGCCCTTCAGCGGTGTGCTCACGTAGGTGCCGACCAGCATCACGCCGAGAGCGGCGACGGCGACGGCGACGGTTGTACGGATGCTGCTTGCCTTCGGCATCGACTCTGTGGATTTCATGGGTCCTCCTCCGGTCGGCGACCCCTGCCGGATCGCTCGGCCACCACCGTGCGCCCGAGCCCCGCGGCTCCGCCGCTGACAACGGGCCCGGAACGGCCGGGGAGTCGACCCGGCCGAGGAGGGACTCCGGTCCCGGGTCACCGGGACACGTCCCCTGCCAGACTGGGGGCACGGAGGTGTGCGATGGCCCTGGCCGAGAGCACCGCGCGACAGCGACACAGCC
The sequence above is drawn from the Streptomyces sp. NBC_01465 genome and encodes:
- a CDS encoding DUF5998 family protein, whose translation is MAKTGTTTQGLRAAIERSGYYPALVAEAVEAAVGGEPVSSYLVHQETTFDSNEVRRHVTVLVLTGHRFIVSHTDEQAADDSSPTPYATTSTESVKLDRISSVVLSRVVANPEKYVPGTLPREVVLTIGWGAVSRLDLEPAACGDPNCEADHGYTGSSTADDLSLRVSEAGDGPDTVRQTLAFSQALSEATAAASR
- a CDS encoding alkaline phosphatase family protein, with product MAQPVWHDPEPLALTTAPVPQYGTGSLADLLPTLAAGMEVPGMTAGIAELTPADRNCVFLIDGLGWEQIKAHPAEAPYLHSLLPTSRGNTGRPLTAGFPATTATSLASVGTGLPPGAHGLTGYTTLNPATNELMNQLRWKPWTDPHAWQPYPTVFELADAAGVHTAQVSSPDFRHTPLTKVALSGGTFHGRLTGEDRMDLAAIQLGAADRSLVYTYYSEVDGKGHRFGVGSDDWRGQLMYVDRLVQRLADQLPPRSALYVTADHGMIDIPFDEESRIDFDEDWELGAGVALLGGEGRARHVYAVPGAAADVLTVWREVLGEQFWVASRDEAIAAGWFGPSVDERVYGRIGDVVAAAHADVVITASRREPHESQMVGMHGSMTPVEQLVPLLEVRP
- a CDS encoding thymidine kinase yields the protein MPELVFFSGTMDCGKSTLALQIGHNRSARGLQGVIFTRDDRAGEGKISSRLGLVSEAVEAAPGRDLYAYVVDELSQGGKIDYVIVDEAQFLAADQIDQLARIVDDLDLDVFAFGITTDFRTRLFPGSQRLIELADRLETLQVEAMCWCGARATHNARTVDGEMVVEGEQVVVGDVNRPAQEVGYEVLCRRHHRKRMTSASAQAGALSPDVLPVGAA
- a CDS encoding bifunctional acetate--CoA ligase family protein/GNAT family N-acetyltransferase, with protein sequence MNPDLAYPAHWEADVVLRDGGTARIRPIAPDDADRLVSFYEQVSDESKYYRFFAPYPRLSDKDVHRFTHHDYVDRVGLAATIGGEFIATVRYDRIGTGEAEVAFLVQDAHQGRGVASALLEHIAAVARERDVHRFIAEVLPANNKMIKVFTDAGYEQRRSFEDGSVHLTLDLEPTEASLAVQRAREQRAEARSVQRLLAPRSVAVVGTGRAPGGVGRTILRNLLASGFTGPVYAVNKAFPADVTEVDGVPAHPSVAAIGESVDLAVVAVPAERVPEAVADCGESGVQGLVVLSAGYAESGPEGRERQRELVRQARSYGMRIIGPNAFGLINTSDAVHLNASLAPESPAPGRIGLFTQSGAIGIALLSGLHRRGAGLSSFISSGNRADVSGNDFLQYWYDDPDTDVALLYLESIGNPRKFTRLARRTAAVKPVVVVKGARHSGSAPPGHAVPVTRVPDATVSALLRQAGVIRVDTVTELVDAGVLLAGQPLPAGPRVAILGNSESLGLLTYDACLTERLRPLPPRDLTTSATPQDFRAALAEALADDGCDAVVVTAIPWVGEDGMKEMGDGEILGAALREAAAGAPAKPVAVVHVEIGGLAEALAAATATVAPAAPRPDTSPAADAPEKDGEPLPSHPARIPVYPAAERAVRALAQAVRYAQWRRQAADPGKVPEYDDIDEAGAAARIEQLLATAHVDVSRGLPLSPQDARELLGLYGIEVRPTLPAPYADAAVAAAADLGYPVALKATAPHLRHRPDLGGVRLDIATEAGLRRAYQELTDALGTADEVQPVVQAMVPRGVDTVVRSAIDPAVGAVLSFGLAGAPSELLGDTAHRLVPATDRDAAELIRTIRTAPLLFGWRGSAPVDTAALEELLLRVSRLVDDHPEVIAVALEPVVVAPGGLCVLGASVRLAPPPARGDLGPRRLPSY